The segment AGCTACGTCCCCGACCCTCTGTCGCCACAGCAGAGGCGCCGGATGTCCGGCACTGGCGTAGGTCAACTGACCCGTCTTGAGATTCAGGACGCCGTAAAAGATGGTGAGGAACATATCGCTGCGGCTTTCTGCAGCGATGAGCTCATTGAGCCGCTGCAAAGCCAGGGCCGGTGAACGAGTTTGAGAGGCGCTCACCCTCATCAAGGTACGGCACAGGCTCATGAACAACGCCGCTGCCATCCCCTTGTCAGACACATCCGCAATCACCAGGCCCAGTCGACTCTCGTCCACCGACACAAAGTCGTAGAAATCGCCACCCACCTGCCGAGCCGAGTGCCAGTCCGCGGCGATATCCCAACCGGGGTAGGTCGGGGGACGCTCCGGCAAAAAGCTCAACTGAATCTCGTGCGCCATGCGCAGCTCGGCCGCGGTCCGTTCCTGTTCCAGTCTGGCGATGCGCAGCAGTTGCTCCTGACGGTTGTGGACCTCTTCCATTGCGCGGGCCGCCTGAGCAAGGTAGGCGCCAAGCTGCAAATCGTGCTGTCGCTGCTGGAGCTGGTCGCGCTCCCCAACGGCCTCGAGCAGGGTTACCACTCCTACCGCCTCGGTGCCTGTTAGTAGCAGGGGCAAGGCCCGCTCGATGCCAGCCTGATTCTCCTGTCCTCGCAGCGACTGTGGTCCGCGATACGAGCGAGCCTCGAGGCTGTCATCCAGCATGGCGATCTCTGTTCGTGATCCGAGCGTGCTGTTGGCAACGGAGCCGATCTTTCCTACCAGACGAAGCACCTTCTCCGCAGGCTCTGCATACCAGATACGTGCTTGCTGCACGCCAAAGCCAACAGCGAGTCCTCTTGCCAGGTAGCTCGCCGCCATTTCAAGATCCTGAGCGGCATACATCGCATTCACCGTCGCCGCCAGCAGGTCCAGCCGGACTTCTCGGGTTCCCTGTTCCAACCCTGCCTCGAGGCAGTCCAATGCCTCATCCCATCTTCCCACCAGACTCATCAGGTAGCCCACATAGCGCGGGTGAAAGTGCTCCTTGAGAAAGGACTGATACACGCCGTTCTTGAGCGCGAACGAGTCTGGCGCGACCTTGCGCACCATGCCGGTCAGAGTCAAGGGATCAAGATCGGCCGACAATGGCAGAGCGAGTTCGCGGCGCTCTACCACGCCCTTCTCCAGCAACAGCAGGATGCAGCGCAGCAGTACCGGATCGCCCTCGATAAGCGAAACCGCTTCGACCACTGGTTCATAGCGCTGTGCTTCGTTCTTCACGAAATGGCGCACCGCCCGCTTCACCGTCCCGGCAGTGACTTGTCGCACGTCTCGCTGCTCCGCAGAGCAAACACAGTCCCGGCACAGCCGGTCTATCAGACGCGGATCTCCCTCTGCTGCCCGCAGTAGTTCATCATAGGCACCACTCGACACCTCAGCACCTACCGACGCCAGGCACATCCTGATGAACTCTCTGCTCTCCCCTGTGTCCAGGCCGCCAATAAAGACGGGCCGCGCGATGTTGGCAAATGGTGAAGACTGTCCCAGGGTGAGTGTGGCCAGACTCAGCGCGCCGCACACAATAGGGATGAACAGCGGGCCGCTGCTATCCTGATCCATGTATGCGGCACGCAGCGAAGTTAACAATGCCTGGACGAGGTCCGTCGGGATAATGTGCAAATGGTCGACCACGAGAACCAGGTTGCTCCGCAATCGTGCGCAGCACTTTTTGAGACAGGCGCGAAACTCGGCACCGGACGACACGGTCTTGCCGAGTCTGGCACATCCTTTGGCCCCGAAGGCGGCGGCCTCAGCGCACACATGCTCAGTAAGGCTGGCAAAGAACTCTTTCTGCGTTGAGGACTTGACGTCGCGCAGGTCAAGGTAGACGCACTTCGTCAGAGGGTCGCTGGCCAGTCCATTGCGCACATGCTGCAGGACTTCGGAAGTGCCACTCAGGCGCGGCCCCAGGAAAGCACAGCATTGGCCTCGTTGAGCGCAATCTGCGATTTCTTGCGCTGCTCGCCGATGGCCGGCCGACACTGTCAGCAGATCCGACATTCGCGCGGAGGAGCTCACAGGCCCTCCTCCTTGACCTTGTCCATCAGGTAGCGCAGGTTGTAGGTCTGTTGAAGGACTCGCACGAACACCGGTGAGGTGAAAAAGTACTCGGCGCCTCTGGCGCGCAGTATACCCGCCAACACCAGCACATCGCAGGCCGTGTTCAGTGGGCCATGGGCGATGACGAGGCCCTGCTCGCGGAGGGCGGCGTCCATATCGGCCTGAGTAAATCCAGCCATAGGGCGATCAGCGCGCTTTTGCAAAATGGCGTAGACCACTGCCTTCTCGCGGTTTTGCGTGTTGTCCATAAAAGAGCGCAAGAGGTGATTCTTGAATACCTCGTCGGCATACACGCTCATCAGGCTCTCCGGGCTCAATTCCCTCTGCCCGGTCAACTCGAGCTGGCGCACCAGGATCGTACAGTAGAACTGGATCAGGTTCGGGTGGCCTGCAGTCTCCTCATAGATCTGCGAGACGATGTCGCTCTCATTCTTGAAGCGGATGCCCAGGTTCTGCATGGGGGTCACGATCAACTCACGTGCATGCTCCCGCGTGAATTCGCTGAGGCGAATCTCCTCGGCAAAGTTGTAGAAAGGCGAGTCCAGATTATGCAGCTGGCTTTGAGCCTCACGGAAGCCGGCTACCACATACTGACAGACCCCCTTGTTCGATGCAGCACGCAGGGTCCGGAAAAAGTCCCAGTCGCCCCCGTGTAGCACGATCAGGTCGTCGATCTCATCCAGCAGAAAGATGAGTTTGCTCTTGTACTTGCGGCTCATCCGTTCCAAAAAGTCAGGGAAGAAGAAAGCATAGTTCTGCATCGACAACCGGGGCAGCTCGCGCGGGTTCAGCCGGCGCACGATTTGTTCGACCAGGGCCTCGCGTTCCAGCAGGTCGCTGCAATCCAGAAAGACAATGTGCGGCGTATCATCCGCCTCGGCGGCGGTGCTTTCCTCACGCAGTCGTCGCTCCACCTCGCGCATCAGTGAGGTCTTGCCGATGCGCCTCACCCCGAGTACTGCATAGCTGACATCGGGGTTGCCCAGGATCTTGGCCACCTCATACTCACGGTCAAAGAAGCAGCTTCCAGTCACCGGCGAGGTAGTGTTATACGGTGCAAGGATCGAGATCGGCACCTGAGCCGAAAGGATGTCCAGAAGCTGTCCACTGGGCCGGCGCGAGCGCAGGATTTCGCGTTGTTCTTCCTCGCCCACAAAGGCCAGGGTCTGCAAAGGACTGCGCAATGCCGAACGCAGTGCGCTGCTGTCACCATCTACCAGCACCAGCACGATGCGCCGCTGCCAGCCTCGCTCACGGACGACGTCCTGCAGGCTCTGCAGGAGTTGCCTGGGAGAGACGTTGGTGAGGTCGGATCGCTGAATATGTACCACTGGCGTCCAGTCAGACAGGCGCAGCCGCCACGAAGAGAGGTCCAAGTAGTAGAGGGTGTACCCCAGGGCGGATTTGCCGCTCAGGAGCCGATACTCGAGCTTCTCACTCAGGAATTCCAGCAGCGGAGGGTACTCTTTGCCCATCTCTTCCTACCTTCAAGTGAGAGCGCGTCTGCAAACGCTCACTGGCCAGCCCCGTTCCTGGACCGGGCGAGAGCAGCCCTGGAGCAGACCACATTCTGCCCATTATAGGCCAATTGGCCAGGCCACACAGGCGCGCGCTCGAAGCAATCGTCAGCTAGAACCAGTCAATGCTTGACATACTTCGCGAGGCCGGATACAATTATGGTGAAGCAGGCCGGGCCGTTCGGGCAGTTGACTGAAGGGGTGTTCGCTCACATGCCACCGCAGGTCAACAAGAAACCGCCGATTCTACGCCTTCTCACAGGCATAGACCCAAGACTCTGGCGCGACGTCCTGGGCGTGCTGTTGTTGTCCCTCGGCGGGGTTACCATCCTGACCCTTCTTTCCATAACTCGAGGCACAATCACTACCGCCTGGATGCATTTCCTGCGGCGCTTGTTCGGCTGGGGAGCATTTCCATTCAGTGTCTTCCTGCTTCTCGCTGGTCTCTGCCTCCTCTGGGCTGATCTCCGCAATCGGGTGACCCTGAGTGCCAGAAGCCTCGCCGGCCTGGAGATGCTGGGGTTTTCTTTGCTTGGTCTATCGCACTGGTTCTATCCTTCTGAAGCAGCACTGCCAGCAGCCCGGAGTGGCCAGGGCGGAGGCTTTGCTGGTTGGGCTCTGAGTTACCTCCTGTCCATCACGGCAGGACGCTTTTTCGGGTTTCTGCTTCTGGTTGGCGCCGCTACGGCTGGCCTGGCCTTGCTTCTGCGCATGGACCGGGCGGACGCACTTGCTGCACGTGACTATCTGCGTGCCGTGCTGACCAGGAAGCCTTCCCCACCTCAACCGGCTGAACGCTCCAAGACCACTCCAGAGACGACCACTCCCTCCGTCAAGCAGCGCAAACCTACCGCCAGGCCCGAGGCTGCACCAGTACCAGAACCACCAGTGCCCAAGACCCCAACCGCTACGCCGCGGCCGCGCCGTCTACGCCGTGACAGGTCACTGCCCCCACTTGATCTACTCGACGGGGGAGACCAGGAGTCCTACGGCGAAGCAGACACCCGCCTCCGACAACAGCTCATTGAGGAAACGCTGGCCCACTTTGGTGTGCCAGCCAAGGTTGTAGAGACGCGTCAGGGGCCCACAGTAACCCAGTTTGGTGTAGAGCCAGGGTTTCTTTCCACGACCGGTCCGGATGGTCAGGCCAAGCCACGCAAGGTTCGCGTGGGGCAAATTCTCGCCCTTCAGGACGACCTCGCCCTGGCACTGGCCGCTTCTTCAATTCGCATCGAAGCGCCCGTGCCCGGCCGGTCTGTCGTCGGTATCGAAGTCCCCAACGAAAAACCGTCACTGGTTGGCCTGCGCGGTGTCATCGAGAGCAAAGCATACCGTGATATCGACTCTCGGCTGCGCGTGGCTCTGGGCAAAGACGTGTCCGGCCAGTCAGTGCCTGCCGACCTTGGACAAATGCCACATCTGCTCATTGCTGGAGCCACTGGCACTGGCAAATCTGTGTGTATCAACGCCATCTCTGCCTGCCTGCTTCTGGACAATACACCCGAAGATCTCAACCTCATCATGATCGATCCCAAGATGGTTGAGCTCACCAACTATAACGGGGTTCCTCACCTTCTGGGCCAGGTCATCACCAACGTCGAGGAGGTAGTCCGGGCTCTACGCTGGCTCACGGCCGAAATGGATCGACGCTACAGGCTGTTTCTCGAAGCCTCTGTTCGCAATATCGACTCGTACAATCAAAAGGCCAGCGGCAGCGGCGTAGACAAGCTTCCCTACATCGTCACGCTGATCGATGAGTTGGCCGATCTGATGATGACCGCTCCGGACGAGATAGAGCGTCTGATCTGCCGCATCGCACAATTGGCACGGGCCACGGGCATTCATCTGGTGATTGCCACGCAGCGCCCATCCGTCGATGTTATCACCGGGCTGATCAAAGCCAATTTCCCTGCACGCATCAGCTTTGCCGTAACGACGCAGGTTGACTCGCGGGTTGTGCTGGATACCACCGGGGCTGAGCAACTGCTCGGTCGCGGTGACATGCTGTACATGGCGTCTGATTCCAGCAAGTTGATACGCCTGCAGGGGTGCTTTGTTTCCGACGAGGAGCTCGCTCGTCTCGTCAAGTACTGGAGCGAAAAGCCAGACTGGGCTGCCGGCTCGACAGGCAAGGAGGCGCCCTGGGCCAGCATCTCAATCGAAGCCAATGAACAGACCGACGACCTGCTGGAGCAAGCAATCGACCTGGCCAGAGGACGCACCACCATATCAACCTCCTTCATTCAGCGGCAATTGCGCATCGGTTTTCCCCGGGCAGCCCATCTGATCGACTTGATGGAACAACAAGGTGTGGTTGGACCGGCCGAGGACGGTGGTCGCTCGCGTGAGGTATTGCTCGGCGACGAGGACTCTGGCGATGATTATCAACAAGACCCATCCGCCTAAAGTCGAGCCCACGCCACCCGGCAAAAGGAAGCAAATTGATCCATATCGGAACCAGCGGCTATAGCTATGATGATTGGGTTGGCCCATTCTACCCCGCCCACCTGGCCAAGTCCTCCTGGCTGACCTACTACTCGAACGAGTTCTCCTGCTGCGAGATCAACTTTACCTACTACCGTCTGCCAGAGGCCCGCACTCTGGCGGCGATGGCCCGCAAGACCGGTGACGGCTTTCTGTTCACCGTCAAGGCCACCCAGGAATTGACCCACAAGCGCGAAGGCAACGATGCTCTCTTTGGCCAGTTCGTCGTTGCCCTCCGGCCGCTGATTGAGCTGGGCAAGTTCGGTTGCATCCTCGCTCAGTTCCCCTTCTCCTTTCAGCCCTCTCCAGCCAACTCCGACTACCTGCGCTCGTTGCCCGAGCGATTCCAGGGCCTCCCCGTGGTCATCGAGTTTCGCAATGTTGGCTGGATCAGCAAGCCTACGTTCAGCCTGCTGAAGGAGAACCATCTGGGCTTCTGCTGCGTCGATGAGCCTCCTCTCAAAGGTCTGTTGCCTCCGGTTGCCGAGGCAACCAGCTCCATTGCCTACGTCCGGTTCCACGGGCGCAACGCACAAAAGTGGTGGAGCCACGACCAGGCCTGGGAGAGGTACGACTATACCTACTCGGCCGAGGAATTGCGGGAATGGGTGCCTCGAATCAAGTCCCTGGATGCTGTGGCTGAGCATACGTTCCTCTTTGCCAACAACCACTGGCACGGTCAGGCCGTTGACACGGCGCGTCAACTTCGATTGCTGTTACCATAGATAAGGAGGCGCCATTAGCAGATTGGCTCTACATCAGCGTTAGCCCTTTCCACTGGCTAACGCTGTCATTTGTACAAAGCAGCGGTTGCTGGTGTATAATGTTGTGCTTTCCAAACAGGGGAGCTTCTCGTGAGGAGGGAATCATGTCTGGACATTCACATTGGGCAACAATCAAGCGCAGCAAGGGCGCGGCCGACGCCAAGCGAGGCCAGCTCTTTACCAAGCTGGGACGCGAACTGGAAATCGCTGCTCGAGAGGGTGGCGGCGACCCCAACTCGAACTTTAAGCTTCGCCTGGCCGTGGACAAGGCCAAGCAAGCGCAGATGCCAAAGGACAACATCGAGCGAGCCATCCAACGCGGAACTGGCCAGCTCAAGGGCGAGTCCCTTGAAGAAATCCAGTACGAGGGCTATGGGCCACAGGGCACAGCGCTCATCGTCGAGGTCGTGACCGACAACCGCAATCGCGCTGCCTCAGAAGTACGCCGGGTATTCTCTCGTCATGGGGGAAACCTGGGATCAACTGGCTCCGTTGCCTGGATGTTCGAGCGCAAAGGTACTATCAGCCTTCAACCCGACGACGTAGATGCAGAAGAGCTAGCTCTCCTGGCCATCGATGCCGGAGCCGAGGACGTCAAAGTCGAAGACGACCTTGTAGAGGTGTACACCAGGCCCGAAGAACTGATGAAGTTCAAGGAGACTTTCGAGCAGAAGAAGATTCCGTTCGAGAGCGCCGAGTTGGCCTGGATTCCCAAGTCGCTGGCTCAGCTCGACGTCAAGGCAACCCTGGCCAACTTGCGACTCATCGACTCGCTTGAGGAGCTCGATGACGTCTCGCACGTCCACTCCAACCTCGAAATCAGCGAGGAAGCCGCGCAGGCCTACGAGGCTGAAGAGTAACTTTGTCGATTCAGGCGACAGGCCCGGCAATGGTCGTCCTGGGCGTGGATCCTGGCGTAGCCACAACTGGCTACGGCGTGATCAGGCAGGACTATGATTGCATCCAGCCTGTCGCCTATGGCGTCATCCAGACGCCGGCCTCTCAGTCACTTCCTCATCGGCTGCAGCAACTCTACCGTGAGCTAAGTCAGTTGATCAGCTCCTATTGCCCGACGGAGGCTGCCGTAGAGGAGCTGTTCTTTGCCAAGAACGCAAGCACGGCTCTCACCGTGGGGCACGCCAGAGGGACAATCCTGTTGGCACTGGAAGACCGGCAACTGCCTACCTACGAGTACACTCCACTTCAGGTAAAGCAGGCCATCACCGGGTACGGCCGGGCCGCCAAGGAACAAGTCCAGGAGATGGTGCGTCTGCTGTTGGGGTTACCCGAGATCCCGCGGCCCGACGACGCGGCCGATGCTCTGGCCATCGCCATCTGTCACGCTCATACGTCTTCAGTCACGCGGCGGCTCGCAGGCCTTAAACTGGGGAGAATCTCATGATTACCTCGTTGCGTGGGCAGGTAGTAAGCCGGGGTGAGAACCATGTTGTCGTCGACGTTGGCGGGGTGGGTTTCAAGGTATGGGTTCCCCCGCAAACCGCGGCCGGTTTCGAGACTGGCCAGTCGGCGCACCTCTTCACGCACCTGCACGTCCGCGAGAACGAGCTAGCGTTGTACGGCTTTCGCAGCTCGGACGAGCTGCACCTGTTCGAGCTTCTGCTGGGCGTCACAGGCATTGGTCCCAAGATGGGGCTCAAGGTCGTCTCGCTGCTATCTGCGCAGGCACTGAGCGACGCCATCTCGCGCGGTGATGTTGCTGCTCTCACCCGTATTCCTGGCATTGGCAAGCGTACCGCTGAGCGCGTAGTAGTAGAACTCAAAGGCAAGCTGGGGTTGTCGCTCGAGTCCTCAGCATACCCTGCATTGACCACCGGCGATACAGAGGTCATCGCCGCACTAACGTCCCTGGGCTACAGTGTGAACGAAGCTCAGGCTGCTCTGCAGTCCCTGCCACCGGGTGATCTTCCCGTCGAAGAACGAATACGCCTGTCGCTGCAGTACTTTGCCAGGGAGTAATCCTTCAGGAGGAATCACGATGAACTGGGTCGATTTTGCCATCGTGGTTGTAGTAGCCCTGACCACTTTCTCCAGCCTGCGGGCGGGTGTCATACGGCAGGCCATGGCCCTGATAGGTCTGGCCGTAGGCATCTACGGCGCCATCGGCAACTATCAGCGACTGGCCGCTCAGCTGGCTACCTACATCGCCAACCCCACCCTCTGTAGCCTGGTGGCGTTCGTGTTGATACTGGTTGTGGTCTGGGTAGCTGCTGCATTTGTGGCCACGCTGGTTCGCGCCGCCCTTAACGCCTTCGGCCTTGGTTGGGCCGATAACCTCATGGGGATGATCGTGGGGCTCTTGATGGGGCTGCTGATTGCCGTAGGACTACTGTCCTTGATGGTCCGGCTGCCAGTTCCAGCCCTAACGGAGGCGGTGCAGCACTCGACCCTGGCCTCTTACGTGTTCATGCTCCTGCCTTATTTCAAGAACCTGCTGCCGAGCGACCTCAAGATCTTGAACACACTCTGAGACCGCTCGTCAGCGGTGTACGGGGCGACTATTCGCTCAGGCCAGCCTCGGTCGTTTCGTCCTCGCCAATGCGCTTGAGCTTCTCCGGGCTGTCAATGCGGTCGATATACAATATCCCGTCAAGATGGTCTATCTCATGTTGGAAGGCCCGGGCCAGCAGACCCGTCGCTTTGGTGCGGATCTTGCGTCCGTTCACATCCTGGCCCTTTACCGTCACCTGCGTTGCCCGCTTGACCTCCCCCACATAGCCCAGCACTGACAGGCAGCCCTCCGGCCCTTCTTCTTCTCCGCTTGCTTCGATGATCTCCGGGTTGCAGTAGATGTACAGTTCGCCGGGTTCGCTCTCCTGGCCTTCTTCGTCCGTCTTGCCAGGCATCTGAATGACGATCACCCGTTGCGATACCCCGATCTGCGGAGCGGCTAAGCCCAGACCTTCGGCGGCATGCATTGACTCGAGCATCTCCTCTGTCAAAGAAGCCACTTGCTGCCCAAATGTCTTGATCTTCTTGGCTTTCTGCCGCAGTACTGGCGCACCAGCCTGCAGGATGGGACGAGGCATCTGCTCAGCTCTCCTCTGCACTCTCAACCGCAACCCGCTCACCATCGCGCACTTGCTTGAAAGCGACAGCATCGCCCTCGATCTGCCCCAAGACATTAACCGCGCTGGCCGGGCGTATTTCGCTGCCGCGGCTCCCTGGCGTGGGACCAAAGAAGATGCACAGGGCATTCCCCGGAGGCCAGTAGCCGAGGTCGCCGAGCTCGACCGTCTCTCGGGCATTGTCCTCTTCCAGGATGACGGGAATGGGAAAGTAGACCTCATCGCCCCAGATTCGGGCCTGGCCCTGGAGCGGAAGAGCAGCCCAGATGGCATCGGCCGTTGGGCTGTCGTTCAGCGTCGCTTCTGCCTGGACTGTTCCCGCACGAATCCTGATACGTCGCATCGCTCCTCCTGATACCTGACAATTATACCTGCGCTGGCTATGGGTGCCAAC is part of the Chloroflexi bacterium ADurb.Bin180 genome and harbors:
- the spoIIIE_1 gene encoding DNA translocase SpoIIIE, with the protein product MVKQAGPFGQLTEGVFAHMPPQVNKKPPILRLLTGIDPRLWRDVLGVLLLSLGGVTILTLLSITRGTITTAWMHFLRRLFGWGAFPFSVFLLLAGLCLLWADLRNRVTLSARSLAGLEMLGFSLLGLSHWFYPSEAALPAARSGQGGGFAGWALSYLLSITAGRFFGFLLLVGAATAGLALLLRMDRADALAARDYLRAVLTRKPSPPQPAERSKTTPETTTPSVKQRKPTARPEAAPVPEPPVPKTPTATPRPRRLRRDRSLPPLDLLDGGDQESYGEADTRLRQQLIEETLAHFGVPAKVVETRQGPTVTQFGVEPGFLSTTGPDGQAKPRKVRVGQILALQDDLALALAASSIRIEAPVPGRSVVGIEVPNEKPSLVGLRGVIESKAYRDIDSRLRVALGKDVSGQSVPADLGQMPHLLIAGATGTGKSVCINAISACLLLDNTPEDLNLIMIDPKMVELTNYNGVPHLLGQVITNVEEVVRALRWLTAEMDRRYRLFLEASVRNIDSYNQKASGSGVDKLPYIVTLIDELADLMMTAPDEIERLICRIAQLARATGIHLVIATQRPSVDVITGLIKANFPARISFAVTTQVDSRVVLDTTGAEQLLGRGDMLYMASDSSKLIRLQGCFVSDEELARLVKYWSEKPDWAAGSTGKEAPWASISIEANEQTDDLLEQAIDLARGRTTISTSFIQRQLRIGFPRAAHLIDLMEQQGVVGPAEDGGRSREVLLGDEDSGDDYQQDPSA
- the ruvA gene encoding Holliday junction ATP-dependent DNA helicase RuvA, with product MITSLRGQVVSRGENHVVVDVGGVGFKVWVPPQTAAGFETGQSAHLFTHLHVRENELALYGFRSSDELHLFELLLGVTGIGPKMGLKVVSLLSAQALSDAISRGDVAALTRIPGIGKRTAERVVVELKGKLGLSLESSAYPALTTGDTEVIAALTSLGYSVNEAQAALQSLPPGDLPVEERIRLSLQYFARE
- a CDS encoding Archaeal ATPase, with protein sequence MGKEYPPLLEFLSEKLEYRLLSGKSALGYTLYYLDLSSWRLRLSDWTPVVHIQRSDLTNVSPRQLLQSLQDVVRERGWQRRIVLVLVDGDSSALRSALRSPLQTLAFVGEEEQREILRSRRPSGQLLDILSAQVPISILAPYNTTSPVTGSCFFDREYEVAKILGNPDVSYAVLGVRRIGKTSLMREVERRLREESTAAEADDTPHIVFLDCSDLLEREALVEQIVRRLNPRELPRLSMQNYAFFFPDFLERMSRKYKSKLIFLLDEIDDLIVLHGGDWDFFRTLRAASNKGVCQYVVAGFREAQSQLHNLDSPFYNFAEEIRLSEFTREHARELIVTPMQNLGIRFKNESDIVSQIYEETAGHPNLIQFYCTILVRQLELTGQRELSPESLMSVYADEVFKNHLLRSFMDNTQNREKAVVYAILQKRADRPMAGFTQADMDAALREQGLVIAHGPLNTACDVLVLAGILRARGAEYFFTSPVFVRVLQQTYNLRYLMDKVKEEGL
- the cvpA gene encoding Colicin V production protein: MNWVDFAIVVVVALTTFSSLRAGVIRQAMALIGLAVGIYGAIGNYQRLAAQLATYIANPTLCSLVAFVLILVVVWVAAAFVATLVRAALNAFGLGWADNLMGMIVGLLMGLLIAVGLLSLMVRLPVPALTEAVQHSTLASYVFMLLPYFKNLLPSDLKILNTL
- the rsbU_2 gene encoding Phosphoserine phosphatase RsbU codes for the protein MSSSARMSDLLTVSAGHRRAAQEIADCAQRGQCCAFLGPRLSGTSEVLQHVRNGLASDPLTKCVYLDLRDVKSSTQKEFFASLTEHVCAEAAAFGAKGCARLGKTVSSGAEFRACLKKCCARLRSNLVLVVDHLHIIPTDLVQALLTSLRAAYMDQDSSGPLFIPIVCGALSLATLTLGQSSPFANIARPVFIGGLDTGESREFIRMCLASVGAEVSSGAYDELLRAAEGDPRLIDRLCRDCVCSAEQRDVRQVTAGTVKRAVRHFVKNEAQRYEPVVEAVSLIEGDPVLLRCILLLLEKGVVERRELALPLSADLDPLTLTGMVRKVAPDSFALKNGVYQSFLKEHFHPRYVGYLMSLVGRWDEALDCLEAGLEQGTREVRLDLLAATVNAMYAAQDLEMAASYLARGLAVGFGVQQARIWYAEPAEKVLRLVGKIGSVANSTLGSRTEIAMLDDSLEARSYRGPQSLRGQENQAGIERALPLLLTGTEAVGVVTLLEAVGERDQLQQRQHDLQLGAYLAQAARAMEEVHNRQEQLLRIARLEQERTAAELRMAHEIQLSFLPERPPTYPGWDIAADWHSARQVGGDFYDFVSVDESRLGLVIADVSDKGMAAALFMSLCRTLMRVSASQTRSPALALQRLNELIAAESRSDMFLTIFYGVLNLKTGQLTYASAGHPAPLLWRQRVGDVAPPGTLRALGTMLGVLPRVTLEERQVTLEPHDVLTLFTDGVTEPIDSQGAEFGEERLAGILRANHELPCSEIVARTHAAVWDYAGQRVQFDDYTLVTVKRTAL
- a CDS encoding putative transcriptional regulatory protein; amino-acid sequence: MSGHSHWATIKRSKGAADAKRGQLFTKLGRELEIAAREGGGDPNSNFKLRLAVDKAKQAQMPKDNIERAIQRGTGQLKGESLEEIQYEGYGPQGTALIVEVVTDNRNRAASEVRRVFSRHGGNLGSTGSVAWMFERKGTISLQPDDVDAEELALLAIDAGAEDVKVEDDLVEVYTRPEELMKFKETFEQKKIPFESAELAWIPKSLAQLDVKATLANLRLIDSLEELDDVSHVHSNLEISEEAAQAYEAEE
- the def gene encoding Peptide deformylase; the protein is MPRPILQAGAPVLRQKAKKIKTFGQQVASLTEEMLESMHAAEGLGLAAPQIGVSQRVIVIQMPGKTDEEGQESEPGELYIYCNPEIIEASGEEEGPEGCLSVLGYVGEVKRATQVTVKGQDVNGRKIRTKATGLLARAFQHEIDHLDGILYIDRIDSPEKLKRIGEDETTEAGLSE
- the ruvC gene encoding Crossover junction endodeoxyribonuclease RuvC, which produces MVVLGVDPGVATTGYGVIRQDYDCIQPVAYGVIQTPASQSLPHRLQQLYRELSQLISSYCPTEAAVEELFFAKNASTALTVGHARGTILLALEDRQLPTYEYTPLQVKQAITGYGRAAKEQVQEMVRLLLGLPEIPRPDDAADALAIAICHAHTSSVTRRLAGLKLGRIS